In Lacibacter sp. H375, one DNA window encodes the following:
- a CDS encoding MGMT family protein — MPSKKQPQLPKTGKAKEYSFFQDVYDVVRQIPKGRVTSYGAIAAYLGTKLSARMVGWAMNGAHNVKPKVPAQRVVNRNGMLSGKAHFETPTHMEELLKKDGVAVKNDTVVDFEKRFWDPAIELG; from the coding sequence ATGCCCTCCAAAAAACAACCTCAACTTCCCAAAACGGGTAAAGCAAAAGAATATTCTTTTTTCCAGGATGTATATGATGTGGTGCGACAGATACCGAAGGGTCGTGTTACGTCTTATGGTGCTATTGCTGCCTATCTCGGCACCAAGTTATCTGCACGCATGGTTGGCTGGGCTATGAATGGTGCACACAACGTAAAACCAAAAGTACCTGCACAACGTGTAGTAAACCGAAATGGCATGCTTAGTGGCAAAGCACATTTCGAAACACCGACACATATGGAAGAACTGCTGAAGAAAGATGGTGTTGCCGTAAAGAATGATACGGTAGTTGATTTTGAAAAACGTTTTTGGGACCCGGCCATTGAGTTAGGTTGA